GTTTTTTAGGAGCTCGCTTCGTGAAATAGCCCGATCGCTGTGTTCAAACATATAGGAGAGAAGCGCAAACTCTGTTGGTGTAAGGTCCAGTGCCCTTCCATTCATCAGGCATTCCCTGGACGCAAGGTTCATTGTAATATCACCGTATGCAAAAATCCTTTTGGAGACGGCTGTCTGATCCAAGCTTACGCGGCGAAAAATTGCCTTTACCCTGGCTACAAGCTCGATGGGAGAAAAGGGTTTTACCAGATAATCATCTCCCCCCAGCGTAAATCCGGTGATCCTGTCCAGCTCACTGTCTCTGGCAGAGACAATAATGATGGGAACATTATGCCTGGAGCGGATTTTTGAACAGACCGAAAGCCCATCGGTTCCTTCCATCATGATATCCAGGATCACCATATCAGAAGGAAAGCGAAGGAATTCTTCTAATAGTGCATCGCCAGTTTCAAAGGCTTTTACATCAAACCCTTCGTTGGTAAGAAATCCCTCAATAAGATCTCTGATATTTTTTTCATCATCCGCAATATAAATTTTCTGCACAAAAGCCCACCTCCTGTCCTTATTATACACAAAAATTTCGCATATTGAATCCCTGCCACTGATTTGCCACAGATTGACCTTTGATTTTCCAATCAAGATCCGATAAACTGAGTATGCAGAGTGGGAAACCTATTCTGCAGCCCATTGAGAAAGGAAGGATAGGAAATAAGGTGAAGCGAAAAGGCTGTATTATATTGCTGATCATATTAATCATGGTGCTTTCTGTGAACTGCGCAGGACAGAATCGCAGCAGTCCTTCTGCCGGGCATAATTCTACTGATCAAACGGCAGTGCAGGAGGATGATCAGCCATCCTCGGAGAACTCCGCCCAGAATCCTGATGATTCTCATGAGGCCAGTGCCGACAGCTCTTACCCCGGTCCAGTGGATTCCAAGGAACCAGTTTTCGAGCAATCAGACCCTAAGGAACCCGATTCTGTGAGACCGAGCTCCGGCAGCAATCAATCTGCTTCTGCAGAAAGCAGAGCTGTTTTGGATGAAACACTGAAAACCCTGGATGAGCTTGAAGCGGTACTGAACTCCCTTGACGAGATAGAGGACTCGGATCTTGAAATTCCTAATTGAATAGGGATGTACTGTCCTGCTGAAATCTTCGCGAAGCTCCCAGTGACTCGGCGCCCGAGCCAGGAAATAAATAATGAACCAGATGAAAGGAAGGATTAAAATGAAAATAAAGAAAGTAATTGTCGTCGTGAGTACGTTGATCTTTGTATTATCAATGAGCGTAAATGCCTTTGCAAATGAATCGGATGGAACGGCATCCGTAAAGGAAGGGAGTAAGGCTGTTGCAGTTCAGGAAAAAGTAAAGGAGAAAAAGGCTGAACTGCAGGAGAAGAAAGGAGCAGCATCTGATTTTCGAGCAGCTGTCAAGGAAGAACGAGATGGAGTAAAAGAAAAACGCGATCTCAATAGGAGTCTTCGCCAGGAGAATACAGCGCTCAGAAAAGAGCTTACCGCGGGTATCAAAGCGCAGAAGGAAGCAGGGATCATACTGGATGAAGAAACAGCAGCAAAGCTGGCAGCATATAGCGAAGAACTTCAGTCTGTGACCGCAGAGCTAAAAAGTACAAAGGGTGACATAAAAGAGATCGCCGCAGAGAAGAAGGAAGCACTTAAGGCACTGGACTATGAGGCTATGGAAGCAGCCTTTGCGGAGATTGGCAGCATACAGGAAGACAGAAACGATGCACTGATTCGGATCAATTCTCTGCTCAAGGAAATGATTGCTCTGGTGCAGGAGTAACAGAATAAACGAAGGGGCTGCGCGCTAGCTATAAAATGCTAGTGTGCAGCCCTTTTGATATCCGCAGCGATATGTTTTTCTACTTATCCCAGGAAATGATGATGATCCATTAAACAAGTGCTTCCCTAACATAAACTTTCGGCAATCTCTGACCGAAAGCACATACGACTTCATAATTGATGGTACCGGTCTTTTCTCCGAGTTCATCTGCAAGGATTGTCAGCTCCCCCTGACTGCCCATCAGAACTACCTCGTCGCCCAACTTTACGCCCGGAACATCGGTTACATCGATCATACACTGATCCATGCAGATATTCCCTGCCAGCGGAGCGAAGACGCCATTGACGATGACCCGGCCTTTCCCCGAAAGAAATCTTGGGTAGCCGTCAGCATAGCCCAGGGTAAGGGTTGCAATGATGCTTTCTCTTGAAGTTGTGAACTTCCTGCCATAGCTTACGGAAAAACCAGCAGGAACTTTTTTAAGGTGGACAATATTGGCCTTTACAGACATGACGGGCTTAATGGAAAAGAGCGTTCGATCCACCTCTGAAGAGGGATAGCATCCATAAAGAATGATACCGGGCCGTACTGCGTCATAGTGTGCGTCAGGTATCTCCATGATCGCCGCACTGTTGGCAATGGTTCTTGCAGGAATTGAAATTCCTGCTTCGGAGAGCTTCTGATAAAAGTTCTCGTAAAGGGAAAGCTGGGACTGAGCATAGGCCTTGTCCCTTTCGTCTGCTGTCGCAAAATGAGAAAAGAGCCCTTTGATCCTAAGATTTGATAGCAGGCTTATCTTAAGGATTTCTTCTGCGCCCTCATCATTGGGAAGAACGCCAATTCTTCCCATTCCGGTGTCAACCGCGGCA
This genomic window from Clostridiales bacterium contains:
- a CDS encoding response regulator transcription factor, which codes for MQKIYIADDEKNIRDLIEGFLTNEGFDVKAFETGDALLEEFLRFPSDMVILDIMMEGTDGLSVCSKIRSRHNVPIIIVSARDSELDRITGFTLGGDDYLVKPFSPIELVARVKAIFRRVSLDQTAVSKRIFAYGDITMNLASRECLMNGRALDLTPTEFALLSYMFEHSDRAISRSELLKNVWKFDFEADTRATDDVLKRLRKKLTGSTVSIESVWGFGFKLKLGE
- the alr gene encoding alanine racemase; this translates as MYQEALRPAWAEINLSNLEYNIKQIQSKAGNKEIIGVVKADGYGHGAAAVSKVLLENGVGTLAIATLQEAISLRESGFTCPIIMLGITPEQYADTLLQYDITPVVCSVENAAAISAAAASAKKTIEIYAAVDTGMGRIGVLPNDEGAEEILKISLLSNLRIKGLFSHFATADERDKAYAQSQLSLYENFYQKLSEAGISIPARTIANSAAIMEIPDAHYDAVRPGIILYGCYPSSEVDRTLFSIKPVMSVKANIVHLKKVPAGFSVSYGRKFTTSRESIIATLTLGYADGYPRFLSGKGRVIVNGVFAPLAGNICMDQCMIDVTDVPGVKLGDEVVLMGSQGELTILADELGEKTGTINYEVVCAFGQRLPKVYVREALV